In one Bacillus rossius redtenbacheri isolate Brsri chromosome 11, Brsri_v3, whole genome shotgun sequence genomic region, the following are encoded:
- the LOC134536798 gene encoding RING finger and SPRY domain-containing protein 1-like yields MGSCLCKENNLETDEDDSLGYRNGPAVHSISARVSAEDCECHLNPSTCNQCEKFPACETIDRLVLETLNVIGSLVENEQEPPPAMLQLHTIADKEDDGWLQVVSSMVKVIPMNDPLGPAVITLLLDDCPLPTKESVVRLSSLFSLSAESSFAGRTTPTQQRNICVVLGCLAEKLAGPCSIAILTPGTLNYLIANLDLKVNPCVILFSLIAMEKFAATSENKVTIQRRLKMECKHPLLQLENWVDSENFLERQVGFCAQWCLDNLFIVDKRKFSYECVDMSGINVMLNVNDVSEYLKISPDGLEARCDAYSFESVRCTFQVDFGAWYYETLVITPGVMQIGWATKNSNFLNHEGYGIGDDEFSLAYDGCRRLVWYNARNEAQSQQSWRAGDVLGCLLDLNKPEMLFYVNGVPLKPCTHVFKTVRSGFFAAASFMSFQQCRFNFGSKPFRFPPHDRQFQNFNDHATLTAEEKMVLPRHIRLDYLRKLSVREDSCALCFDKHASVRLVPCGHKGFCSSCAEQLAECPMCRASIMEIVEENT; encoded by the exons ATGGGCTCATGTCTTTGCAAAGAGAATAATTTGGAGACTGATGAAGATGATAGTTTGGGCTATCGCAATGGCCCTGCTGTACATTCCATATCTGCGCGAGTTTCTGCAGAAGATTGCGAGTGTCACTTAAATCCTTCAACTTGTAACCAGTGTGAAAAGTTTCCGGCTTGTGAAACTATCGACAGATTGGTTTTGGAAACTTTGAATGTCATTGGATCACTGGTAGAAAA CGAGCAGGAGCCCCCGCCGGCCATGCTGCAGCTGCACACCATAGCGGACAAGGAGGACGACGGCTGGCTGCAGGTGGTCAGCTCCATGGTCAAGGTGATCCCCATGAACGACCCCCTGGGCCCCGCCGTCATCACCCTGCTGTTGGACGACTGCCCCCTGCCCACCAAG GAGTCCGTGGTTCGACTCTCGAGCCTGTTCAGCCTGTCCGCGGAGAGCTCGTTCGCGGGCAGGACGACACCCACTCAGCAGAGGAACATTTGCGTGGTTTTGGGGTGTTTGGCCGAGAAGTTGGCAGGACCTTGCAGCATAGCCATCCTCACTCCGGGGACCCTCAACTACCTGATCGCAAACTTG GATTTGAAAGTCAACCCATGCGTCATTTTGTTTTCCTTGATAGCGATGGAGAAGTTTGCTGCAACAA GTGAAAATAAAGTTACTATCCAAAGGCGGTTAAAAATGGAATGCAAACATCCCCTTCTGCAGTTGGAAAATTGGGTTGATTCTGAGAATTTCTTGGAGCGTCAGGTTGGGTTCTGTGCCCAGTGGTGCCTAGATAATCTTT ttattgtTGATAAGCGGAAGTTTTCGTATGAATGTGTGGATATGTCGGGAATAAACGTCATGCTCAATGTAAATGATGTTAGTGAGTACTTGAAAATTTCTCCAGATGGTTTGGAG GCACGCTGTGATGCGTACTCTTTCGAAAGTGTTCGCTGTACATTCCAAGTGGACTTTGGCGCGTGGTATTACGAGACACTCGTGATAACACCAGGTGTAATGCAGATCGGTTGGGCCACCAAAAACAGCAATTTCCTCAATCAT GAAGGCTACGGGATAGGCGACGACGAGTTCTCCCTGGCGTACGACGGCTGTCGCCGGCTGGTCTGGTACAACGCGCGCAACGAGGCGCAGAGCCAGCAGTCGTGGCGCGCGGGGGACGTCCTGGGCTGCCTGCTGGACCTCAACAAGCCCGAGATGCTCTTCTACGTCAACGGGGTCCCCCTGAAGCCGTGCACCCACGTCTTCAAGACTGTCAG GTCGGGATTTTTTGCTGCTGCAAGTTTCATGTCATTCCAGCAATGCAGGTTTAATTTCGGAAGTAAACCTTTTCGCTTCCCTCCACACGATCGGCAGTTTCAAAACTTTAATGACCACGCTACGTTAACTGCAGAAGAAAAAATGGTACTCCCgag GCATATCCGCTTGGACTACCTGAGGAAACTGAGCGTGCGAGAAGACTCGTGCGCGCTTTGCTTCGACAAGCACGCTTCAGTGAGACTTGTGCCGTGCGGCCACAAAGGCTTCTGTTCCTCGTGCGCAGAGCAGCTGGCAGAGTGCCCCATGTGCCGTGCGTCCATCATGGagatagttgaggaaaacacgTGA